From a single Stomoxys calcitrans chromosome 4, idStoCalc2.1, whole genome shotgun sequence genomic region:
- the LOC106086021 gene encoding fibrinogen-like protein 1 isoform X1 encodes MKIFVWLLIVYATYTTVRGDFSIGDIEDPVPESNNAGLWNVLYAKLNILLNDTAELSESIAILRQRQDDQENKVAILVHNLMEDANRLMETGLDKLKEKQEIEETRIMNLVQTISTDAKEFMTSGLEELEKRQKLQESHAKDMLQSLSQSAKQSLDDSIMELQKRLTDQEANVRKLMDTLSTDVKKYMDENLTELKEKLYAEEKRVASVVKTFASDAHNSMVQKLEEVKINFQTVEERQLQQHDLSLQILENTQSGSGSGGVPLDSRSLNYHREWTTISRRLDGSVAFDLAWDDYKKGFGHVNGEFFIGLERLHALTTYGGPQELLVVLGDGLNQTRYAKYDVFQVGSEAEEYAIKELGAYSGDAGDSLRAHLGMVFVTKDRNPDNWISVRGGGWWRSQYSMCDLHSYYNPVDGIYGIFWATWNNWQYTLSRAEMMIRSKV; translated from the exons atgaaaattttcgttTGGTTACTTATTGTGTATGCGACATACACAACTGTGCGGGGTGATTTCAGTATTGGGGATATCGAA GATCCCGTTCCTGAAAGTAACAATGCCGGACTATGGAATGTCCTTTATGCCAAACTCAATATTCTTCTAAATGATACAGCAGAACTGAGCGAGAGTATTGCTATTCTTAGGCAAAG GCAAGATGACCAAGAAAATAAAGTTGCCATTTTAGTGCACAACCTTATGGAGGATGCTAATCGTTTGATGGAAACTGGTCTGGACAAGTTGAAAGAAAa ACAAGAAATTGAAGAAACCCGAATAATGAATTTAGTTCAAACCATCTCCACAGATGCCAAAGAATTTATGACAAGTGGTCTTGAAGAATTAGAAAAGAG ACAAAAACTTCAAGAGAGTCATGCTAAGGACATGTTACAATCCCTTAGCCAAAGTGCCAAACAATCATTGGATGACAGCATTATGGAGCTACAAAAAAG attaACTGATCAAGAAGCCAATGTTCGAAAATTAATGGACACCTTATCTACTGATGTGAAGAAATACATGGACGAAAATCTAACTGAACTAAAAGAAAA atTGTATGCTGAAGAAAAACGTGTTGCAAGTGTTGTCAAAACCTTTGCCTCAGACGCTCACAATTCTATGGTGCAAAAATTGGAGGAGGTTAAGATAAA CTTTCAAACCGTAGAAGAAAG gcaattacaacaacatgaTTTATCTTTGCAAATTCTTGAAAATACCCAATCCGGATCAGGCTCTGGTGGAGTTCCCTTGGATTCTCGTTCTCTGAACTATCATCGTGAATGGACTACCATCTCTAGACGTCTAGATGGTTCTGTTGCTTTTGATTTGGCCTGGGATGACTATAAGAAAGGTTTTGGCCATGTCAATGGAGAATTCTTTATTGGTTTGGAGAGATTACATGCCTTGACCACCTATGGTGGTCCTCAAGAACTTTTGGTTGTTCTGGGAGATGGTTTGAATCAGACCCgctatgccaaatatgatgtCTTCCAAGTCGGCAGTGAAGCTGAAGAGTATGCCATCAAAGAATTGGGAGCCTATAGTGGAGATGCTGGCGATTCACTAAGGGCCCATTTGGGTATGGTCTTTGTAACCAAGGATAGAAATCCCGATAATTGGATAAGTGTGCGTGGTGGTGGATGGTGGCGTTCCCAGTATTCAATGTG tgATTTGCATTCCTATTATAATCCTGTAGATGGAATTTATGGAATTTTCTGGGCAACCTGGAATAATTGGCAATACACGTTGTCCCGTGCCGAAATGATGATACGCTCCAAAGtgtga
- the LOC106086021 gene encoding fibrinogen-like protein 1 isoform X2: protein MEDANRLMETGLDKLKEKQEIEETRIMNLVQTISTDAKEFMTSGLEELEKRQKLQESHAKDMLQSLSQSAKQSLDDSIMELQKRLTDQEANVRKLMDTLSTDVKKYMDENLTELKEKLYAEEKRVASVVKTFASDAHNSMVQKLEEVKINFQTVEERQLQQHDLSLQILENTQSGSGSGGVPLDSRSLNYHREWTTISRRLDGSVAFDLAWDDYKKGFGHVNGEFFIGLERLHALTTYGGPQELLVVLGDGLNQTRYAKYDVFQVGSEAEEYAIKELGAYSGDAGDSLRAHLGMVFVTKDRNPDNWISVRGGGWWRSQYSMCDLHSYYNPVDGIYGIFWATWNNWQYTLSRAEMMIRSKV from the exons ATGGAGGATGCTAATCGTTTGATGGAAACTGGTCTGGACAAGTTGAAAGAAAa ACAAGAAATTGAAGAAACCCGAATAATGAATTTAGTTCAAACCATCTCCACAGATGCCAAAGAATTTATGACAAGTGGTCTTGAAGAATTAGAAAAGAG ACAAAAACTTCAAGAGAGTCATGCTAAGGACATGTTACAATCCCTTAGCCAAAGTGCCAAACAATCATTGGATGACAGCATTATGGAGCTACAAAAAAG attaACTGATCAAGAAGCCAATGTTCGAAAATTAATGGACACCTTATCTACTGATGTGAAGAAATACATGGACGAAAATCTAACTGAACTAAAAGAAAA atTGTATGCTGAAGAAAAACGTGTTGCAAGTGTTGTCAAAACCTTTGCCTCAGACGCTCACAATTCTATGGTGCAAAAATTGGAGGAGGTTAAGATAAA CTTTCAAACCGTAGAAGAAAG gcaattacaacaacatgaTTTATCTTTGCAAATTCTTGAAAATACCCAATCCGGATCAGGCTCTGGTGGAGTTCCCTTGGATTCTCGTTCTCTGAACTATCATCGTGAATGGACTACCATCTCTAGACGTCTAGATGGTTCTGTTGCTTTTGATTTGGCCTGGGATGACTATAAGAAAGGTTTTGGCCATGTCAATGGAGAATTCTTTATTGGTTTGGAGAGATTACATGCCTTGACCACCTATGGTGGTCCTCAAGAACTTTTGGTTGTTCTGGGAGATGGTTTGAATCAGACCCgctatgccaaatatgatgtCTTCCAAGTCGGCAGTGAAGCTGAAGAGTATGCCATCAAAGAATTGGGAGCCTATAGTGGAGATGCTGGCGATTCACTAAGGGCCCATTTGGGTATGGTCTTTGTAACCAAGGATAGAAATCCCGATAATTGGATAAGTGTGCGTGGTGGTGGATGGTGGCGTTCCCAGTATTCAATGTG tgATTTGCATTCCTATTATAATCCTGTAGATGGAATTTATGGAATTTTCTGGGCAACCTGGAATAATTGGCAATACACGTTGTCCCGTGCCGAAATGATGATACGCTCCAAAGtgtga